TCCGCCCGCCGACGCGCGGGCAGGGACGACCGCTGGGTGATCGCCGTCCGGGACGAGGGGATCGGGATCGATCCCGACGACGCCGACGAGATCTTCGAGGTGTTCGAGAGCCTCCACTCACGGGGCGAGCACGACGGTACCGGCATCGGACTCGCGCTGTGCGAGCGGATCGTCGAGCGCCACGGCGGCGAGATCCGTCTCGAGTCCGAGCCCGGTGAGGGGTCGACGTTCGCGGTGACGCTTCCGGCGGCGGACAAGCGCGAGCCGTGAGCCCCGCCGACCCGTCGTCCGATTTCGCAACCCGGCATCGGGGTCGAACGCGTGTGTCTCCCTACCGATACCGGGTCGATTCGCAACCCTTATACATCTATCCCGGTGTAGGTGTAAGTGCAGCAGGGCGCTGGTAGTGTAGTGGTATCACGTGACCTTGCCATGGTCACAACCGGGGTTCAAATCCCCGCCAGCGCATTTTCACTGAACAACACCGACGAGCGGAGCGAGCAATTTCTCGGACGCAGTTTCCATGTAGTCAGCACGGCGCTCCGATCGTCCTCCCCGGAACGCTCCGTCGCGATGGGCGTCTCTCGCTCGAAGCCCCCGTTCGAGTTCGAATACCGTTCGGAACGAGCTGTCGGATGCCAACCGCAACTCCGCCAGTATAGCTGTTGTATCCGCTCTCGAGGCGATCACTCACGACCGAGGCTAGGTGCCTTGACACTCTCGCTTTCGACATTTATAAGTGATCGTGGTCCATCCGTTCGAGTGTACTCGAGACCGAGTGCACGTGTGCGCGCTGGTAGTGTAGTGGTATCACGTGACCTTGCCATGGTCACAACCGGGGTTCAAATCCCCGCCAGCGCATTTTCACTGAACAACATCGACGAGCGGAGCGAGTCGTCTGTTCAGTGAAAACCGTTCTGGGTTTGAATCAGACCGAGGTTCTGCGAGCGCGAGCGAGCAGGTTCTCGGGCGTGGTTCAAATCCCCGCCAACCCACTTCCTGAATTCAATCCCGCGAGCGACCGCGAAGCGTGTCGCGAGTACGCGATGAATGTCAGGAATTGGATCTGAGATTTGAATGAGGTCAGTCGCAGCGCCGAGCGACGCGAGGCGACCGTCTGCCCGTGGTTCAAATCCCCGCCAGCGCACTTCTCCGAATTCACGTCCGCGGGCGACTGCGAAGCGTATTGTTAGTCTACAGTCCGTCGAAATCGTACATTACGCACCGTCTGCTACCCGTCTCGAGATCCAGACACGTAGCGTCAGCCGATAAAGAAGAGCGGCGAGAACCCCGTGGACTCGAGTCGTTAGTCGATGACGACGGTTTCCGGCCCGGACGCCGACCCTTCGCTCGAGTCGGCGAGTTCCTCGATCGCTAGCTTGACGTTCCACTTGTTGGACTTCCAGAAGGCGTCGAAGAGGACGCCGAGTATGGGAACCGAGCCGCCGATGGTGTCGACGGCGATGTTCGCCAGCATGCGCAGGAGCGTCGACTGGGAGACGCCCATGCGGGCGGACTCGGCGACGATGTACAGCGAGACGAGCGCGGTCGCGGTGTCGCCGGCGCCGGGGAGGATCCCGACGATCGGATCGAGTCCGAACCGGAAGTTCGTCCCCGGGAGGCGGAATCCCTCGTCGAGGGCGCGAGCGACGGTTCGCATGCGGCTGATCGCTGCCTCGTCGACCTCGGCGGGAAGGTCGTCGCCGAACTCCTCGAGGGCCGCCTCGATGTCGTCGGTCGAACCAGTAGCCATACGTCGCCATCGGGCGCGCGGCGGAATACGTTCGTGGACGGCGATGGCAAGCCGCGCGGCGGCGAAAGCCGCAAGCGGCGGTATCGACCGCCCGGGTACGAGGGAGGATTAAGTCGATGGATTACGTACTAGCACGCGTATGCGAGAGGGTTGGATTCGACTCGAGTGCGCCGATTGCGGGGAACAGTGGACCGCCGATCCGGCCGCCCTCCCGGCGCCCGGAAACCGGTTCCGGTGCGACCACTGCGGGTCGGAACGACCGATCGCGGCGTTCGCCAAGACCCGGCGCGGACTCGACATCCTCGAGTCGTTCCACCGGCAACCGGCGTAGCGCGGTAGCGACCGACGTCGCGCGTCGACGGTCGA
This portion of the Haloterrigena gelatinilytica genome encodes:
- a CDS encoding DUF4112 domain-containing protein is translated as MATGSTDDIEAALEEFGDDLPAEVDEAAISRMRTVARALDEGFRLPGTNFRFGLDPIVGILPGAGDTATALVSLYIVAESARMGVSQSTLLRMLANIAVDTIGGSVPILGVLFDAFWKSNKWNVKLAIEELADSSEGSASGPETVVID
- a CDS encoding DUF7836 family putative zinc-binding protein, encoding MREGWIRLECADCGEQWTADPAALPAPGNRFRCDHCGSERPIAAFAKTRRGLDILESFHRQPA